The Silurus meridionalis isolate SWU-2019-XX chromosome 18, ASM1480568v1, whole genome shotgun sequence genome includes the window ACATACAGAAAAGAGAGTGAAAGGACAACACCAGGATGCTGATCTCATATTGTTGTGATATGAGATCTGTGTTTGACCAGGCAAAGATTGCTTCTGCCATGTGTTTCATTTCCCCAAATATTAAACTTTGCTAAATGGCTGAAAACTGCAGGGGCTTCCAAAATTTCTCTCAATTTCAACTCATCTTAAGGCACAAATATATTGTATGAATTGTTGTTTGTGACAGTATTTAACCCTAAATACCTGATGGTAGAACCatgtttattttcctcaaagttTTGCAAACAATACcacataatgacaaagtgaaaaaagtttgtttgaaatctttgcaaatttattaaaaataaaaaaatggaaaaaataaaataaaataaaatcacacacacacacacacatacacatatatatatatatatatatatatatatatatatatatatataaaactataactattcacagcctttgctcaataatctgtacctttggcaccaattacagcctcaagtctttttgagtttgatgctacaagcttggcacctatttttgggcagtttctcttATTCTtgtttgcagaacctctcaagctccatcatgTTGAATGGGGAGCGTCGGTACACAGCTATTTTCAGATCTccccagagatgttcaatcgggttcaagtctgggccacttgaggacattcacagagtcgtcccgtagccactcctttgttgtcttggctgtgtgctttgggtcactGTCCTGTTGGGAGATGAACCGTCATGCCAGTCTGAGGTacagagcactctggagcaggttttcatcaggGATGTCTTTGTActgcattcatctttttcttaatcctgactagtctcccagttcctgcagctgaaaaacatccccacagcatgatgctgccaccaccatgctttactgtagggatATTATtagccaggtgatgagcggtgcctggtttcctccagacatgacacctggcattcaggccaaaaagttaaatttttCTCATGGTCTAAAAGTCCTTCATGTGCCTTTTGGtaaactccaggtgggctgtcatgtgtCTTTTACTGAGAAGTGGCTTtcgtctggccactctactatacaggactggtggagtgctgcagatatggttgttcttctggaaggagaaacgctggagctctttTAGTGAGACCATCGGGTTCTTAGTCACCTCCTAGACTAAACCTCCCTTTTTCCCCTGCTCTAGGatgagtcctggtggttccaaacttcttaaATTGATGGGGGCCACTTTGCTCATTGGGACCattaatgctgcagaaattcTTCTGTATACTTTTTCCAGATCTGTGCGTCAATACAATCCTATCTTGCAGGTCATaaacaattccttggacttcatggcttggtttgtgctctgacatgcactgaaactgtgggacctcatatagacaggtttgtgcctttccaaatcatgtccaaatCAACTGAAATTACCACAGGTGTtctcaagttgtagaaacatctcaagggtgatcagtggaaacaggatgcacctgaggttAATTTAGAGTTTCATGGCAAaagctgtgaatatttatgtacgtgtgattttttgtgttttttatttttaagaaatttgcaaagatttaaaacaaaccTCTTTTcagttgtcattatggggtattgtttgtagaattttgaggaaaataatgaatttaatcgaTTTTGGAATAAGTCTGTAACAATGTGGAAAATGTGAAGCTCTGAGTTTACTCTCTGGATACACTGTATACTAGAATGCAATATTTCCTAATAGACTGGTTCTTTTCgacaacatatttacatttatttaatccaccattaaaaattaacaaaatggacaaaaacaaaaattatgcTGCCATCATTTTAGCTGTATATCACTGGTGAATCGAACACTTAAAAATTTAACACttaaaaaacactttaacacttaaaaaaacttCTGTGCTAATTTGTTTATTGCATACAATTCATATACTAAAAGGCTATGAATATTGACTAAAGGTGTAAAACTGTGGGATAATGAAATAGTGGTAAGTCCTCTTACACACTGTGACTCACCCTTAATTTTCTGCTTGTACTCTTCTGGCCGGTGTAAGTACATGGCTGCAGCATCTCCATTCAGGGGGTCAATGGGGTTGGGGTATGAAAGGAGCTGTGGCAAAAATGACTCAAATATATTGGTGAGATCTGtagggattaaaaaaagaacagacaaaATAAAGTTAGGGAGAGTTCATTATTTGAATATAATACTTCTTCAAATTCCCTACAATTAATGGCTgcatctatatatttttttaatgttgttgaatgtaatgtaattttccAGTTCTAAGAAAAACTGAAGACCACCCTAAGATCAGTGTTAATAgactaataaataaaccaatgtGGCAAAGCAGaccacacacatcacaaatgtGTGATTGATTCCATAAATATGTGGAAAGTTTAATTTTGATATAAAACACTGAGAATAAATAATTAGTTTAGTCCATTGACTACTGGTTTGATGCAGTTATTAAAAGCTAGAAATGCATCCAAATATGAAGAGTTCCTTTAGTCTGTTCCAACACTTTTGCTCACCTAAAGATTGTGTGGTCTGCCACCATAAATCTAATATTCTAAGCTGTTACACATctagatgtaaatatcaggaaTACTGTCATACAGGAatcttttaatcttttaaaaaaattaaataaaaacaatatattttcctttttttttattccatcttAAGATTTAAACATACCATAAAGAGCAGTCCATGTCTGATTGATCACATCTAAGCACACTGTCCCAGATCTGCAATGAAGACAAACAGTTCTACTGTACTACACATCAATCATTTTCATTACATGAGCTGGATAAAACAACTGTTTTGCCTAAAATATTATAACACCACAGAAAATACCGTAGCTGcataaaataatgacattattTGGAAAATACGTGTGCCCATGGACGGGACGTAATCCAGCACTGTAATATCTGTATGTCTAAGTCAAGCACAGAAAAAAGTTAATAGATGCATTTACcaacataatgttataatttgtAGATCTGAAACTGATGATTAGCTGATAATCTAttggttattattttattatcagcTAACACTACTGCAGAattctttattaaaatgaactaaataCCAAGTCAAATACTGATTATCACAATCTGTTGCACAATGAGGCAATTATAAAGTACTTATGTCAACCACATGAGACACACAGACCATGCAGCACGAACGCATTCtcaacatcttttttttctgcacatctGACCtgacaaattcaaaataaaggTAAAAATAGATATCCTGTGAAACACTGTGGTGGTAAAATAAATTTTCTTCCCATGGGCTGATGGTGAACAGGGTAGTGTCACACCTATTCTGCACTATTATATACTACTAAGTCTAGTGCAGTGTAGAGCAGGATACggtatgtatagtatagtggCGGATAGGACATATGTCGTATAAAACAGGGTAGTAATGTAAGAAAGTACAGGGTGAGTAGGTACTGAGGGTAGTGTACTGTAGGATAGGACCAGATCAGACAGGACAAGacagtaatgtaaatgtagtgcaGTGGTAATATAATGTAGATGTAATGTATTGTGCACTGTATGTATTGTGTAGGATACAGCAGCtttagtataatgtggtgtatgGGTAGGACAGTATGGGACAGGACAAGGTAGGTGTAGTGTAGGATGTCTACATTATATTATAACTAcaactacactaaactaaagtAATAAAAAGTAACGTAATGTAGGTGAAGTTCATTGCAGTGTAGGGTAGTTTAATGCAGtgtgggaagggttgcgttaggaagggcatccagcgtaaaaacgtgccaaatcaaacatgcggacgATCCGCTGttgtgacccctaatgggaaaagccgaaagaaagtatagtGTGAcatagtgtactgtagtgtgcagtagtggtgtgtagtgtaaagTAGTGCACTTTAGTGTATCTGTAGTGCGTTttattgtagtgttgtgtaagTATGCTGAAGTGCGGTTTAGTGTTGGAGTAGACAAAGTCTGCTGCTTCAGTGTTTTTAGATCTTTTTATCAGATGTTACTAGCGTTTCATGAgtgtcaaagttttttttttttgacaattacATTAAGTTTATGCTTTTTCAAGACCTCTTTAATTCACCCTGGCATGCTGCCATTCAACTTCTGGGACACAACCTGACTGATGGCAACTCATTTATGCCTAATCAATGCTTTTTAATGAGTTTATCAAAATTTGTGGGTTTCTGTTTTTCCCCTCTGCCCCTTGAGAATTGACCACAGAGGAATTCAGGTCTGGGGAATTTCCGGCCATGGACCCAAAATTGTGATGTTTAGTTCTGCGAGCGAAGCTTTTTCCTGGTGCCCAAAATAGTCAGAAAGGGGATTTGTCGGAGAAAATGACTTTACTCCAGTCCTCAGCAGTCTAATCTCTGTACCTTTTGCAGAATATCAGTTTGCACAATTCTTTACACCTGGCCATCCTTTAAAAGTCTCTGACTGTGCAGATGCACTCACACCTTCCAGCTGCCATTCCTAAACAACCTCAGCTGATTAACTTTAGAAGACTGTCCTGCCACTTGATGGACTTTCTTGGGTACCCTGAAGCCTTCTTCACAACAACTGAACCTTGCTTCTTGAAGTTCTTGATGATCCGATAAATGGTAGATTTATGTGCAATCTTACTAGTAGCCTGTGAATCTCTTTTTGTGCAAAGATTATTTCAAGCACCACCATTTGAATGCTTCCAGTCTGTTATTCTAACTCAATCAGCATAACAGAGTGATCTTCAGCCTTGTCCTCATCAACACTCACCTGTGCTAACGAGAGAATCACTGTCACAATGACAACTGTTGCTTTTGTGGCTGAAAcgagtgaaatgtttttttttttttgggagattAAGTTCATTTTCATGGCAAAGAGGGATTTTGCAATTAATTGCAACATTCTGGAGTAAATGCAAATGCCAGTCATAAAAACGGAGACAGCAGAATTagtgaaaatttatatttgtgttattCTTTAAACTTTTGGCCACAGCTGTACACTGGAATGTGGTGTGGTCTAGTGTAGTGTAGGGGTATTGTGGTGTGGTGGACTTTGGTCATGCTGTTTACTCTGGTGTAACATGACCTGatattttagatttaatgttAATGAAGCCATAATATCACAAAGTGCTTCATAACACAGCAACATATGCTAAAGTGATAATGGAATTCATGGTCAAAGCAAGTTCTGATTACATTTCACTGATTTCGTCAAGTTGTTGCGGCACTAAAAATGTAGCTGTCACTGAAGCGTAGGGGGAGATTTCAGAAAAGTCCTGCCTGCTGAATACTTACAGGTATCTAAGCTTCAGTATTATGAGCATGTATATTACAATACAAATGCAATCTGTGCATTTACGTTCTTTCAACAACCACAAGCAAACTGCACCATCTACTGTCAGGGAGAGTAAATGCATTTAGGGACTTCAGCTGATATGGATAAAAAGCAGGtacttattctttctttctccttgcATAATACATGTatgaatttttttgttatttattcagtttttgAATAATTGTTTCATTCTTAATCACTTTCAAATTGCACACATGGTGTGTCACATTGAGGAAATGCAAATCCTTATCCAAGTCTTATTACACTTCCATCCCCAAATTTTACATCCAAACTCCAACCAAACTGCATATATTACCTTCTGACCCAAAAAAGCTTATACCTATCTCTCACTATTTCATGGTATTTTACTTCATGTCAAACCACATTTCTTTCCTGCGCTAATCTATTCACACTCCAGTATATCTTTAGCATATTTAAACAATgagtattattaaaatgaataggaaaaaataaaaactacttTTTGTAAATTCAAGAACAATTCTCTCCTGTcagcaaaaacatttatacagcAAATATGATTTCAGACACTAACATGAACTGatatgtttttgtattgtttgcttatttacaaataaaaaatacaaattacatcCTGATTAGTGAATAATTTAGCTGCGTAATTAAGTCCATGCTTAAGCGcaacaaagatttaaaaatacttttaaataaaaccaacagtcactttttcaatgaaaacgcttattaattcattaattaatatcaGGAAAAGCGtgtatgttttacttttttcttgaACTTATGAAGTGTGATTTAAAGATATACCCACGCTATAAGATTTGAACAAAATTAAGCATAATTACTTAAGAACAGACTTAAGAATTTGTAATGATGCTGTTTCCTTCACAGTCACTTAAGCATGAAAAAAGATGGCTAAAAGATTAATCAAACAGTTATTAACTAGACTGGATGTTATTTACCAAATATACTGATGCCAAATACTGCCCAGAATTaactgtgtaaaaatgtattgtagcctaatttactatttatactgataaaggaaaaatgtaatgcagacaatcatgcaataataaaatgtgttgatCTGCACTACATGGTTAATAGTAGCCCAAATTCAAGTGACAGCTAACAGGCTTTACACAACTCTACATTTACAGACATGAAGCTTGTTCAGCTCAACTCCTTCTGTCTCctcaatatttatattatactggAATATGTTGGCAGAAACTTCTGATAATGACTTTCAAATTTGACCAATCATGCCTGCCCTTAACTATATACCCCTTAATGACCACTACTATAATATTTCTGAATATGGTAATAAAGTTGAAGAATGAACGTAATTAACACGTGCCAAAGAGATGTGTAAGCATCACACCATATTACACCTCCATGTTAAACTACACTGCATTTCCTCAGCCCATGAGACACGTATCCCACCTATTAACTCCTGGATGAATATTTTGTTGTCCCAATACACGCGTTTCTGAACAGGCAAATTCACCATtacaatattttaacatttttcaacacacttttcaattattttacaagAAACTGTCCACTTACGCTTCATCAATGTTTGGATGAAAGATCTTATTCATGaatcctgcaaaaaaaattgttataaataaattaaaacacaaaagagcACAATTATACAATTTATGTTCAGTTGTTTTAagtcattaataaaaacattaccgAGAACACACAGTACCTATAGATGGTGATTTGAAGGGGTATTTGTCTGGAAGATCTACTCGCACCTTCCATACACCTCCCTCATACGGTGCTGCAATaagttgtgtgtgggtgtgattaATACAACgaaatcattaataataataataatacgtaAGAAATTGCTAGAAGAGTTATGCTGCATTCGAAACACAGTTTCATAAATTTCCCACCTAAAAGCAgataaaacaccaaaaaaataaacatttgaataaTTTTCCCATTTCCTTCCAAGTGATGTCTAATCATGGCCACTTACACTGAACAGAGTGTAAAGTTTCCCTTCTATACTTTTAAATCAGTACAAAACAGTTTCAGATCAGTTTATATACAGACACTGTATTTAACTAAATTGAACACCTAACCCATAATATTTACTGATTCCAGAAGATTATCAATAGCAAAGGGAGAGCCAGAACGTAACACGTCCAATTCCAGTTTCAACACTTGAAAATGTTGTCATTCAACAAATTAAAGACAAAATCAATGTCTATTATATGTAGggaaacacacacttacttccTTGTGGTCCATAAAACTTCACTACAAATTCATTAAGTCCACTCAGAATTGTGACTTCATGTTTACTTTCAATGCTGAAAAAGCAGGTTAAGGTCAATACAGATCCAAGTCTGCTAAAGTGAGAAAAGTCAGAGTGGTCCAAATTTTGTTTTACTGCTTCTGCATAACCATACAATAAACAATCATAGCGAGAATATTTTTAGATGAATCCAAAATACCCTTTCAATTTTTTTCACTGTAAGGCTTACTACTTGCTTTTAGTGTTCTGAAGacagtgaaaataaacaaatatagcGTACACCAGCCTATAAACCAGCCcaaaaatccacacacacagttgttgGTTTTGTTAAATTCAGGCACGTCTTTTTGCAGTTCAGACAACAGCTAGTCTACTAATATAGCAGTCACCAAGGTTTTTATCTCTTTTCTCATCAAATGAACAGAGAGAAGAAAACCCTACCCACAAGTGgctgttaaaaaacaaacatgttcaTTTGATATGCATGTCACAGTGACACTGTTTCACCGCCCCCAGGATTCATTCACTTCTTCACTTCCCCTACTGCGCCGAAATCCATTTAACTCGCCACACGATTACTTTATATTACTGGACAAAACACTGGAACTCAATAAGTGGGCTAATGGATTTCTACTGTACAGTTTATTTGATTTGGAGCATACCATAGTGAAATGTTCCCTTCTTTGTGGTACACAGCAACTGAAACAACCAGCCTGGGAACATCTCAAGTTCTCTCACTGagttctctctgtgattttcagTCCAACTTCACTGTGTTTTGCTTGCAATGAAAGTGACCTGAACCTAAATCGACTCAAATACAGCGGACGACACAGACATGctgtgtgttttaaattgtgAACATAATTTTTGTTAGCATGTAAGCTGCTAAGGAACTGCAAAGCACAAACTCTGTCAGAGATATGTTCTGCAGAAATGTTATATTCTGGAAATTTAAACTGATTGAGGAAAAAATTTTAATGATGCACAACTTTTTTCAAAATAGTCATTTAGATAATTATCTAGTAATATATGAAGCACATACTCAGTACTCTGtgatttttaatgatttctaCGTGCCAGTAAGTATGGACAATTAGAGGCTGACCGTATATTGCTagaactatcggcaaaaatccataccgttTTTCTGGTTTGTGTCTGTGCTGGATCATTACTAACTGGATTCGTGTAGCTTTTTTCAATCAGGTCTTCAAGAGCAAAAATGACAACAAGCATGTTCCGAAGGTGTTTCTCGCTGTTCTCTTTCTCCACCGCTGCTTCAACATACAGAAACAGCTGGTGCAGTCCGACCAGAGCAAACAGTGCGATATTCCCTGACAGCCGGgcttatcattattattagttcTTATCATTCACGTTTAATCTTGCCTTATATATTTCATACGATGCTaattttggagagagaatgagaataacatttggagagaaagTTGacccagctgtagtttaggctgCAGGTCGGCATGGGAACCAAAACCTGCTAACAAGTGTACTGCTTGGAAAGgcttgtgttgttcaataaatgtttcgTTTAAGCAATGTTCTGTATCACATCTTATTAATTAACTGTTAAGATTTTATAAGATGaaggaaagtaaaaaagaaaatcaggcAAACAAATCAGCCAAAAAATTCGGCCTCATACATCTGCCATTGGCTGCCCTGATATCTAAATATCGgcatcggccagagaaaaacccataaCGGTCAACCTCTAACAAGTGCATTAACTAAAGTTAAAAGAAAGTAATTTTAATTAgataaatttaaaaatgtattagtaaatgttgacattaacaaacaaacaacaataattcaaacatttattaactACAGTTAACATTACAAATGTATTCTTACTTTAAAGTGTTACCATTTCACATAAATCCAGTCATGCTCAAAATGgccatttttaaaatgtcttcACAAAAACCAGAGCattgaaattacatttacttacattttttattttgtaattaagttcagtactatttaacatgaagtgtttgtttttatccagttttgatattaaaatcacatttttcaTTAATTGGTTACGGGcgagtacgatccaacctagttATTGGTATGAGCAAAATCCACCACGATCGActttgaaaaataattattaaactgtttttaaaaaaacaagagaatGTTGTGTGGATATTGATTAGGACGTAAGATCAGGACTAATGCCATAACCGCTACACTTCAGGCAGTGAAGGTGAAAGAAAAAGACCTTAATCAGACTTGATCTTAATTTCCATCAAAGGAGATCAGATTGCATATGCTTATTATATCTAAGTTCGCAATAActatttaaaagtttatttgtttttatgaagcaGATTCGGAATTTGAATGCAGTCCTCAAACAAAATCCTAAAATATATGTCTGCTAGATATGCTCCAGATATGTTCCAAAATATCAAACAGTTGATATCTAGCTATATACTTGCACTGACGCTTCCTGTACTGGAGTCAGGTTCCTTAGAGCTGTTTGTGAgggactgatttttttttgctatgctTGTGTGATTGACCACAAGGGCGATCACGAGGGGTCAAGGTGGAGTTTTGTCTAGGAAACAAACACCAGGTGAGAAAAGCTTGTGGTCAGAATACCTTAGATAGTTCATCCATGGCAACCATGTGGCAACATTTTTATGCTATTCCAAGTACTCACTCAAATTCAAGCCATACATTCACCTCGGCAACAATCTATACTCGTACATTCACCTCGGCAACAATCTACACTTGTACAGTCACCTCGGCAACAATCTACACTTGTACAGTCACCTCGGCAACAATCTACACTCGTACAGTCACCTCGGAAACAATCTACACTTATCCATTCAACTCGGCAACAATCTACACTCATCCATTCAACTCGGCAACAATCTACACTCATACATTCACCTTCGGCAAAAATCTACACATCTATTCACCTCGGCAACaatctacacacatacattgaCCTCGGAAACAATCTACACTCATCCATTCAACTCAGGAACAATCTACACTCATACATTGACCTCGGCAACaatctacacacatacattgaCCTCGGGAACAATCTACACTCATCCATTGACCTCGGCAACAATCTACACTCATACATTGACCTCGGCAACAATCTACACTCATACATTGACCTCGGCAACAATCTACACTCATCCATTCAACTCGGCAACGATCTACACTCATACATTGACCTCGGGAACAGTCTACACTCATCCATTGACCTCGGCAACAATCTACACTCAGACAGACACCTCGGCAACAATCTACACTCATACATTGACCTCGGCAACAATCTACACTCATACATTGACCTCGGAAACAATCTACACTCATACATTGACCTCGGCAACAATCTACACTCATCCATTCAACTCGCAACAATCTACACTCATACATTCACCTTCGCAAAATCTACATCTATTCACCTCGCAACAATCTACACATACATTGACCTCGGAAACAATCTACACTCATCCATTCAACTCAGGAACAATCTACACTCATACATTGACCTCGGCAACaatctacacacatacattgaCCTCGAACAATCTACACTCATCCATTGACCTCGGCAACAATCTACACTCATACATTGACCTCGGCAACAATCTACACTCATACATTGACCTCGCAACAATCTACACTCATCCATTCAACTCGGCAACGATC containing:
- the ube2h gene encoding ubiquitin-conjugating enzyme E2 H, which codes for MSSPSPGKRRMDTDVVKLIESKHEVTILSGLNEFVVKFYGPQGTPYEGGVWKVRVDLPDKYPFKSPSIGFMNKIFHPNIDEASGTVCLDVINQTWTALYDLTNIFESFLPQLLSYPNPIDPLNGDAAAMYLHRPEEYKQKIKEYIQKYATEEALKEQEEGAGDSSSESSMSDFSEDEAQDMEL